The Triticum dicoccoides isolate Atlit2015 ecotype Zavitan chromosome 6A, WEW_v2.0, whole genome shotgun sequence genome has a window encoding:
- the LOC119314457 gene encoding protein POLAR LOCALIZATION DURING ASYMMETRIC DIVISION AND REDISTRIBUTION-like — protein sequence MAMQTSTAQPLPLPPRLSTSPPSSPATVGALLTNAACASRIRRECRSPRSLLARIFGRGSGGFGCRMRIPRYCSSGAGAAAEEDAVQEEVAAPKVVVASKQEAEVRESPRSSLQGLKAAPEVSAASLGLGAGLVLLLSRGAAELSRMAELRAQMERLVMDVRAEARGSSRSDLSDGGHVDDGASVVKERIVFADAGGEDASLFRGSRDAASACGDAGVGGAVAAMDQMEAELEAELTRLQLDSDEGDGEEECVRPRRDHQLESEAKSDISSESGSLACVHIDGVLGDAARDCKEHEDNEEEEEEEEGDTDEEVEESKPCHGGVPARVLERRLHELLQLRHEQRIAELETELQRAQRKLRDKEREVSRWRDTAKLVSRHKDESRLR from the exons ATGGCAATGCAGACGAGCACGGCGCAACCGCTGCCGCTGCCCCCGCGTCTCTCGACCTCCCCGCCTTCCTCGCCGGCCACCGTCGGCGCCCTCCTCACCAATGCTGCCTGCGCCAGCAGGATCCGGCGCGAGTGCCGCTCACCACGGTCCTTGCTGGCGCGCATTTTCGGCAGGGGCAGCGGCGGGTTCGGCTGCCGCATGCGCATCCCCCGCTACTGCTCCAGCGGCGCCGGAGCGGCCGCCGAGGAGGACGCCGTACAGGAGGAGGTGGCCGCGCCTAAGGTGGTCGTGGCGAGCAAGCAAGAAGCAGAGGTTCGCGAGTCGCCTCGGAGTTCCCTGCAGG GGTTGAAGGCGGCGCCGGAGGTGTCGGCGGCGAGCCTCGGGCTGGGCGCGGGCCTGGTGCTGCTGCTGTCCAGGGGCGCGGCGGAGCTGAGCAGGATGGCGGAGCTGCGCGCCCAGATGGAGCGGCTGGTGATGGACGTCAGGGCGGAGGCGCGTGGCAGCAGCCGCTCCGACTTGTCTGACGGCGGCCATGTCGACGACGGTGCCAGCGTCGTGAAGGAGCGCATCGTCTTTGCTGACGCCGGCGGCGAGGACGCCTCGTTGTTCCGTGGTTCACGCGATGCCGCCTCGGCGTGCGGCGATGCCGGCGTTGGAGGTGCTGTCGCTGCGATGGATCAGATGGAAGCGGAGCTCGAGGCGGAACTGACGCGCCTGCAGCTCGACTCCGACGAGGGAGACGGGGAGGAGGAATGCGTGAGACCGCggcgagatcaccagctcgag TCCGAGGCGAAGAGCGACATCTCATCGGAGAGCGGCTCCCTTGCTTGCGTCCACATAGACGGTGTCCTCGGTGACGCGGCAAGAGATTGCAAGGAACACGaagacaacgaggaggaggaggaggaggaggagggagatactGACGAGGAGGTCGAAGAGAGCAAGCCGTGCCACGGCGGCGTGCCGGCGCGGGTGCTGGAGCGGAGGCTGCACGAGCTCCTGCAGTTGCGGCACGAGCAGCGGATCGCGGAGCTGGAGACGGAGCTGCAGCGCGCGCAGAGGAAGCTGCGGGACAAGGAGCGCGAGGTGTCCCGGTGGCGTGACACCGCCAAGCTCGTCTCCCGCCACAAGGACGAGTCGCGGCTCCGGTAG